In Corynebacterium sp. P4-C1, the sequence AGGTACGGCACCGGCTCATGGGTCGTCTCGTCACGCGCGAGACCGATGAAGCCGACCTGCGCGTCCGGGATCATCGACAGCGCCGGATCCACCAGGCCCAAGCCCGCACGGATCACCGGCACAATGATAGGCGGATTCTTCAGCCGCGTGCCCTCCGCCGTGCCGACGGGCGTCGTGCAGTCGAAAGTCTCCGCCTCGAGGTCGCGCGACGCTTCGTACACGAGCATCGCCCCCAAGTCCGACAGGGCGGCGCGGAATCCCGAGTTGTTCGTGCGCTCGTCGCGCAAGCGGGTCAGACGTGCCTGGGCAAGCGGGTGGTCGATGATCGTGATCTCCATAGCCACCAATGCTATCGCGGAATTTTCCGTGCCGATGGAACCAGACGGGCGTTAGGCCAGTCCAATAAGGCATGCACATTTTGAATTTGGACACAGCCGCCACGGAAACCGACCTCGACTCACTACGCGCCGACGCCGATGCCCTCTCGCCCACTTCCCTGCCGTCTCTGCCGACGTCCGGCCCGCTCGCCGGGCTAGCTTCCGCAGTCACCAGCGCTGTCGCCGCCGCCAACGACCAAGCGGTCCTGCTCGGCGATGAGGCACGCCGGGTGGCGGACAACATGACGGTATTCAGCGGCAAGGCCTCGCTTATCGACGCCGCGGCGGCCCACACCTTCCAAGGCGTCCTCCCATGACCGCGGCGCTGAGCTCACCTGAAAGTTCTCTGGAGCTGGGGCTTCTACCGCTGCTCGCCGCGGCGGGGTCCACGCTGATCGAGCCGGTGCTGTGCTCCATTCTCGAGTCGGTGCCTGCTCCCCTACCGGAAATCACCATCGGCACCACACCCGATTTCGCCGCAGCCGGACCCCTCGCCGACCTCGTGGGCGCCGATCCCGACCGCCTGCTCACAGCCGCGGAGAACCTGGCGGCCGACCGCGGGGAGATCGAGAATGTGCTTTCCGACGCCGCGCCCGTCATCGCCGGCGCCGCCACCGACATCATCTCCACCGGGCAGCAA encodes:
- the upp gene encoding uracil phosphoribosyltransferase, with product MEITIIDHPLAQARLTRLRDERTNNSGFRAALSDLGAMLVYEASRDLEAETFDCTTPVGTAEGTRLKNPPIIVPVIRAGLGLVDPALSMIPDAQVGFIGLARDETTHEPVPYLEALPDDLSGQPVYLVDPMLATGGSLVHAIELLTARGADDITVICVVSAQPGVGRLAEMGVPLRLITAAVDPALNDDAYIVPGLGDAGDRLYGPRNIHL